The Tursiops truncatus isolate mTurTru1 chromosome 16, mTurTru1.mat.Y, whole genome shotgun sequence genome contains the following window.
GCCACCATCTGGATAGTGAGCTGAAGGGTTGTTAAGAGCAGGGAGTACATCCAGGAGAGGATGGAGTGGTGGGGATACAAAGTACCCGGAGCTGAAAGTCTTCCTTCAGGCTCCTCGGTTCCCTTGAAGGGAAGGCAAATCTGAGCGTATTCGCTTTTATAGGAAAAACGCTGCACTGTATCTCGCCTTTGCTGGGGGAATTGGAAAGGTTTCCATTCTCAGATACTTCTTTGACGAAAGCTTACCCTGGATTGGGAGAGGGGACACTAGACAGAGTGCAGAACTAGAGAAAATGGAGGCAGGAACCGCCCTCAGAAAGTCTTGAAGTGAGCAAGGACGTTAACGTTAGTCCCAAGTTGATGCTTTTGTGATGTTACTTGCTCTCTTTGCGGTCTCACAGACGCAACAGGTCTGAGGCTCCTGAACAAGACTGGGCTGATGGAGCCCCTGACCGGGGGCGCCTCGCGAGCGTCTCCTTTAATAGGCGGGGCCGGAACCCCAACGAGTCCCCGGCTTTGTACGTGTCGGGGGCGGAGCCGCAGACGGCCCTTGCAGCATGGCCGCCGGCGCTGCCGCCGCCTTAGCCTTTCTGAGTCAGGAGAGCCGAGCCCGGGCCGGGGGGTTCGGCGGTCTGCGAGTCCCTGCCCCGGTCACTATGGACAGTTTTTTCTTCGGTATTGAGGAAAGGAGGAGCTGAGGGTGGTgcgggggcagaggcagggctgaagAACAGGAAAGCAGATGGGTGCAGGACGTGGGTGGGGGCGGAGGGGGCCTCACACGCGGCAGTTGGAGCGGAAGGGGGTAGCCAGGCCCCTGCCCTAGTCGTGCTGGGCGGGGTCCGGGCCGAGCGCTCCAGGTTTTCCTGAGGAGCGGGCGTGTGAATGGCCGGTCAGCCCATGGCTGCACGTGAACGGGATTCGGAGAAACGCCCCCGCACACTCACCCTGTTCTCTCTTCCAGGCTGTGAGCTCTCAGGCCATACCCGCTCTTTCACCTTCAAGGTAGAGGAAGAGGATGATGCGGAGCACGTGCTGGCTTTGACCATGGTAAGGGGCGGGTAAGGGGAGTGGCGGGGAATAGGTTGACCTGAGCGGGCCTCTACCCGCgtgtctcttcccctcccccgctTTACTGGGAGTCACCTCCTCTGCTTAACCCCCACATGGGGGTCCCCTGGCCAGGTGATCCAGGGACCCCTGAGGCTGGGCAAGTCGTAGGGTAGATGCCTCCGTTTGTGGTCTCCACCCTCACTGGGGAGACTCTGAGGCCCTGTGTAcccttcccagctctgcctcacTGAGGGGGCCAAAGATGAGTGTAATGTGGTAGAAGTCGTGGCCCGGAATCATGACCACCAGGAGATCGCAGTCCCTGTGGCCAACCTCAAGTTGTCCTGCCAACCCATGGTGAGTTCCCTTGGGGGATTGGGAGATAGGAATTGAGGACTTCAGGATTTCTCACAAGATGGGGTGGGCCAGACCttcatccttgtcttcttcccaGCTCAGTTTGGATGACTTCCAGCTCCAACCACCTGTAACCTTCCGCCTGAAGTCAGGTTCTGGCCCTGTGCGGATCACTGGGCGGCACCAGATTGGTGAGAGTCTTCTCCTTTGCCTCCAGTAGACTGTCCATCAGGACTCCTACCCCACCCCAGCCTTATCTCCCAGTGCGGTTCCTATACAGACTCTGTATGCTGTGCCCTCCACTTACTGTCCTACTCAAGCCGTTCTTCATGGAACCTGTCTCGGCTTTTTTAGCTCCAGTGGTGTGGACTCCTTTGGCTCTTTGTTATCTAGTTTAGTATCTGAGGTTTTTCCCACCTAGACCATAAGTTCTGGGAGGTCAGGGTCCCTACAAGCTTAGAGCCACAGGGCATGAATAAATGACCTGTAGTATGAAGGGGGTATGGCTTTaacttctcttcctccctttacTGCTTGTGTGTCTACCAGTTACTATAAGCAATGATGTTTCTGAGGAAGAGAGCGAAGAAGAGGGCAGTGAGGAGGAGGAAGCTGAGTTGTGCCCCATCCTGCCTGCCAAGAAGCAGGGGGGCAGGTTCTAACCCTCCCTGGTGAGTTGGGTGGGAGGCATGCccaccagggcctgggaggggacaggaggagcAGATTTGGACCTAGATGCTGACCCCTTGTTTGCTCTCTTCAGGTCAGCTAGCTGCCTGCCACATGCACCATGCACCAGGTTCCTGTACAAGTTTCAAGAATTTTGTGTCTTTTCCATTGAAGAGGATGGGtagtggtggggtggggtgggtggggtttGGTCTGGTGCTAGGAGAGAGGGGGTCCCATTCTCCATAGTGCCCTGGTGTTCTAATCCTGTACCACATCCAGAGCTTCCCTTTTCTTCAGGAGTGGGAGGAACTCTGAACTTCCATCCTGACCCTCTCTCCCCACTTGCCTGTGAGGTTGGAGGTCAGCATCTGAAGCTCAGGACtacacatttttaacatttttttacatttttggatAAAGGTTGAAATAAAGTGGTGTGGAGTTTTTTCTGCAGCTCATTTGTGTGGCTTCTTTCCCTGCTGGGGTGGCATTCCCCTAGGGACCACCAGGTGGCACTGTGGCAGCACAAAGGGTGGccctgggcctgggggagggTGAGGAAATATGGGATCCTGCTCTTCCCAGGGCCCTGGGACTAGCCCAGGCCTGGGCCCCAAATGCCTTCCTAGAAGAGGACCTCCCAACACCAAGCTCGTTCCCAGTCCTTAAAGGTGGGGGAGGGCCATCCCAGGAGGTTATCAGCATCAAAACAAGGGGTCTGGGCCTCTGTCAGCACTCAGGCTGATGGGCAGGGGGACAGATAAGGGGGCTTAAGCAGCACGAGGAATGTGCATCCCTAGCCCCATGAGGGGGCTCAAGCCCTGAGAGGGCCTGTGAGGGGTAGGGTAGAGGCCAGTCTTTGCTCCTCCTTGCAGGCATGCAGGCCATCTCTGAGCCAGCCTGGGCCCTTAGAAACCTGATTCCAGGGGCCAGATGGAGGGGGCTGGCCAGATTGGGTGACAGGGAAACCAGAATCTGGGTGGCCTGGCATATGGGGGTAGAGAGGAGCCCCTGGGATTCAGCCTCCTGGGCTAAGGGGTTCCTGCCCCCCAGCCCTCTGCCTGGTctgtgttggggggggggcggtctcTGATGCCTGAAATAAGGTGGTTCTAGGGCTTGGCTGCTGCTGtgccaggaagagaaagggaggtaCCTGGTGTGAGCATGAGTGTGTATATGACCAAGTCTGAGGTCAGCAGTTCAGCAGCTGTGTcggttggggggtgggaggggtggtcTCCGTGccccataaacaaacaaacaaacaaagggtTACCTCATGAGACAGTCTGGGGCCAGACATGCTGAGGAGGGAcagagaacagtgcctggtgggACCCGGCCCACTCCCTCCACTCTCTCCCACACTGGCCTCTGGGCAAAGGAGTGAACAAGTGGGAGGGGTCCCTAGATAACCCGAAGAGGCTGGTATTGGGGCAGGTGTGGTAAACTTTGGAGAGTGTTTCCCACAACACTGAAAAGCACTCCCTCCTCAACACATCCCTGGGGGAGTTTCCCTTCTCCCTGTGGTGAGGACCAAACAGGTCTGATTTTTAACCTGGCTTTTTCCTCAAGTTGAGGATAAAGGAAGATGATCCCTCTCTCTGTTGCGGTGATCAGGGTCGCAggcccctttctcttctccaggaCTTTCTTGAAGTGCTTCCACCAGGAACCGGGGTGGAGGGGGCAGCCAGAATGGAACCATTCACCTACCCGCGGCACGGGGTCAGGAGGTAGAGGGGAAGGTGGAGCTGGCGCCCTCTGGTGGGCGAGGTTGAAACCGCCTGTGGCCGTGCGGCTTCCCGCGCCGCCTCTCTAGGGGCTCTTAGGGGTACGCCGCGGTGCAGGGTCCTACGTGCCCCACCAGTGGTCTGGGCGACTAAGGCCGACttcattcgttcgttcattcacGCATTGGAAGGGCTCCTGTTAGaacccttcccttcttcctctcgtCTATAGCCTCCAAAGTCCTTGGCACGTGCATGGTTGAAGGCGCAGTAGCCTGGCTGAGTGCGGCGAAGAGTCATCCCTCGCGGGAAGCCTCCCCAGCAGACATATCTACCCCCTGTGCGTGGCCCCGCCCAAATATTTACCCCCCGCGACGCGGCTGATCTCTCATTGTACGCCTTTGCTGGTTTCTTGGTGGGTCTTTCCCGCGGCCCCGGCCGGCGCCGAGCGCTCTCCTGCCCGCGGTGGGGGCCCAATCCACATCTGCTTCGTCCAGGAGTTTCCCGGCCCGACGGGGCGCCCGGCGGACAGAGCTGGgaattgttttttctccttccccgCCCCCGCCTCTCCTCGATCCCCCTTTCTGCCCTCTCAGCGCACAGTAGGAGAGTTGCCAATTCACTTTGGCCCCTGAGAGCTGAGGGATGAAGGCTTACGCCAGGGTCTGCAGACTcttggaggaggggcaggactgTATTTGGGGGGTGAAGTGGGACGACTCCCAGACCCGGGCCTAAAGTGCTTAACACAGCCTCCGCGATTTACATTTGAACGGTCGGCGGAGGGTCTGCGGCGCTTTGAACGCCGGGCGCAGGAGGCGCGCGTTTGAGCGAGCGGCGATCCAGGCGGCCCCGGCCGGTTGGTGTGGATTTGAGGGGCCTGGGGTTGTGCTGCGGGGGCGACCGATGCACTTGGAAAGAGGCTGAAGGTGTGTGTTTAGAGGGGCTATTTGTGTTGGCGAGAGGTGTGTGTTTGTGCTTGCAGGAGGCGAtggacactgtgtgtgtgtgtttttgtgtgtgtgtgtgtgtgtgtgtgtgtatttgtgtttgcGGAGTGTGGAGGCAGCCGGGAAAGGTGGCCGGCTGTCACTCAGCGATCAGGTTGACAGGCGCTCCCTCATCAGGGCCAGGGAGCTCTGATTGCAGATTCGAGGAAACAAAATAGCAATTGTAATTACGGGGCTTTGATAAGATAAAGGAAGGAGCGAGCTGGCCGGGAGGTGAGTAAGAGAGCAAGGGAGGAGAGAGCGGCCTGCTGGGGCCCCGATGGAATATTTGCATCTGTCACTCACGGGGGTGTGCCCTGGCAGTACCCGGTGCCTGATGCGGAGGTGTCCTTATTGCAGCCCCCCTCCTTCTAGAGACAGGGACTTTTGGGGAGATGAGAAGAATCCCCCAAAATCGACGAAGGTCCAGTTGGGGGAGATTCTccaaatataaaagaattctGGTTTGTACAGGCCCCTTGATGGAGGTTAAGGTGTAGGACTCAAACTCTGACCTCCACACTTTTAGGCCCTGGATTGCTCACctctgggggagagggaggagggtagATTAAGATCATTGAGGTTCAGCCCAGCTCCTTCAAAACATTCTGGGGCTCCAAACCAGGGTTGGTGGAGACAGGTTGGACTGTCTCCACCCCAGTCTGGGGAAGGACAGGTGCCCAGAGTGGCTCAGGTTGTGACTCCAGGACTATGCACACTAAGGATGGGCTGGATGCCCTGACCTCTGTCTGGGTCCTGCTCCCTGCTGTTCTCATCAGACTATTTTCAGAGGGCTGGGTCCCTGGTGAGGAGAAGGCCCTTCTCATGCTCTGCTCCCCATCTCTCCACTCATTGTTTAATGCatacaaataaacattttcaagggcctactatgtgcaggGCATGAGGTTAAGATAGTGAACATCTTGCCTGCTTGAAGCAGTGCAGCTGGGGAGTTAGACACCCAACAAGTGGCTGGCAACCTCTAAGACAGAGGAGCTCAAATGAAGGAAATGTGCTGGTCTGGGCTGTGGGCACCGGAGCCCACGGCAcctgtcttcccccagtgggccCACCTCCCAGTGGGGTTGAGAGAAGATGGTGCAAACCCAGCCCTTAGCAAAtacaagtgctcagtaaatggtggtGCTTATGATTATTATCTGTTGGGAGGGTGGTGAAAGCAAGCCTCCCCGTAGAGGACCCACATGCACTGAGGTCTAAATGCTCAGCCAGTTTCCCCATTATTCATTCATCGAATACTAGTTGCAGAACAACCCCTGCCCAGCTCTCTGCCATGAGCTGCAGCTTCTGAGCTAGTAAGACATGGTCCTTGCCAGGCGGTCTGTGTGGGCAAGAGCCAGTTGAGGGAACAGACTCCTGGAGGTGGGTAAcaggtgggctcaggaagtctACTTCTCTGGGGAGGGATGAGATCTTGGGACAAGTCTTCTGACTCTGTTTTCCCATCTAGACCTCACTCAGTGTTAGCGTTATGGCTGGGAGTAGGAAAGGTAGGCCACAGAGAAAGGGGAGGTAGGCAGAACTTTGCTGTGCTGCCTACTGCCTCTGGCCTAACGGCTTCCTGGGACCACCCCAACCCCTCCAGCCCAATCCCCAAGGACGTGGCCGGGGCAGTAGGGCAGGGGAGGTCTTGGGTGAGGCCAGCAGCTGGGCAAAGCATCAGTGACTCCACCTGCTCCTCAGAAGTATCTGTCCCAGGGCACCTCTGCCCACCCAGGCTGCTCTCAAAGAAGCACCATGGCTCAGGGTTTCTCAAAGCCCCTGGAGGGAAGAAACGAGCGGCTGGGAAAAGCTTAGACGACTCCTTACCTTCTTgatactccccctcccccacagttGACACAAAGCCAGCAGTTCATGTCTAGTACACAGTAGGTGTGTAAATACCTGTTCAATGCACAAATATTGGGACTCTGAGAGAAAAAGCTGGGCAACCTGGATCTAAGTCCCTTCCCCAGGAAAAGCAGCTGAGAGCAGTTATTTTTGCACCCTCTGCCTGCTTCTTTGGTGGGGGGGTTGAGGGTGGTGGCAGTGACTCTGCGTCTTACCAGGGACCTCTGGGCTCTCCCATAGTTGGCTGTGGTTCCTCTCAAGCTTCAGGCTAGTGtgtatgggggcgggggggggggtacgGGGCAGGGGTGATGGTGATaatgggggcaggaaggggaggagaagatgTTTCTCCATCTCAGGGCCTTCTTGGAGACTGAGCGAGACAGGGGAGACCGGCAAGGCAGGGTACTCAGCCGAAAGATGGGAGTGGGTGTCGGGTCCCCGACGCAAGCATGCACTGACAGAGAGGAGCGCACAGCAGTTCACTCCAGTGTTAGCAGCCACTTGCAGGCGGCGGGCCCAAGCGAAGCACACAGTAGGCGGCTCAGAGAACCGCCGTATAGCCTGAGGCGTAAGTGGACAGGGTCCCACGGTGGAGACCGGGCACCTTCCCACTCGGGCTCACCGGCGGTCCAGGAAGCTCCAGCCGAGGGTCTCGGGACTCCACGGGGTGGGAAGCCCGAGGTGCCCCCCATCCCCGCCCGCCTGGACCCCAAGAGCGCGCCAGGGGACaggccggggttggggggaggcgCCCACACCGGCCGCCCCCCCCAGACGGtccccagacccctcccctcGCCCAGACCCCCAATCCCATACCCGccggccgccccgccccggcccgccccgcccccgccccgggctGGGTCCCGGCCCCCGCTCCCAGCCGGGGGCTGCGGGCTCCGGCCGCCCGCCCCGCGCTCCCCCTTCACGCCCGGTGCGGCGCCCCCAGccgccaccctcccctcccctccccctcccttcccacttACCCACCCCCCCCTGCCGGCCCGTTACCCTCCCTCCCGCTCCGGCTCCTCAGCAGCCAGCGGCCACCGGCTCCGGCTGCGGCGCAGAGGCACTCGGCGCGGCGCGGCGAGCTCGACATTCCCTGGGACCTAAGGAGCCGCGTCGGGATCGCCCGGGCTCCCGCCCTCGAGCCttcctccgccgccgccgccgccctcggCTCGTCTGTCCGCGGCCTCCCGCGCACCGGCGTGATCCCGCCGGGGCTGTGCGTGCTCCCCGGCCGCGCGCCATGGGCAGCCCCCGATCGGCGCTGAGCTGCCTGTGAGTACCGCCGCCCCGCGCCCCCGGCCGCGCTCCCGCCCGCCCACCGCTCACCCTGCGCCCCTCTCTCCCCGCCCGCTTTTGTCTCCCACAGGCTATTGCACTTGCTGGTTCTCTGCCTCCAAGCCCAGGTAAGGCGCGCTGCGCGGAGGCGGGGGCCGGAGCCGGCGGGGGACGCCGGGGGGCAAGGTCGGGCAGGGGCAAGAGGACCGACCCTGCGGCCGCGCGGCGGGCTGGAAGGCACCTTAGAAATGCAACCCCTAACTACCCCGAGGAGGGAACTAAGGAACAGAGAGGTAGcgcctgcctaaggtcacacagccagcgaGTGGCGAGGCTAGAACCCGAGGTCTCGGAGTCCAGCTCTGTCTCCCACGCCTCCCAGCCAGGTGGGGGTGGATGGGGAACTCTGCGGGCAGCCACACCCGGCCGCCGAGGATGGAGGCATTCGGGGCCCGGGGGCGTTCGTTGTCAGAGGTACGGTGACTGTCTCAGGGACCCTCTCCGCGGCTCTCTGGGGAGGCTTGCGGCGGGACTGGCCGAAGGATCAGGTGCCTAGGTCCTCTGCGGTCTCAACATTTGCTCCGTGAATTTGTCTTTATAAATGTCAGGGGTCGGGCAGCGCTGCCTCCCGACTTAAAAGCGCCCTGCTCTTCTAGGAAGGCCCGGGAGGGGGGCCTGCGCTGGGCAGGGAGCTCGCTTCCCTGTTCCGAGCTGGCCGGGAGTCCCAGGGTGTTTCCCAACAGGTGGGTCCAGATCCTTCTCCATCCCGGGCTCATCCATGCTAGGACTGGTCTGTCCGACTttcctgggtgggggtggggggcgggtggcCTGAGCTGGTATGTTGGGGGGACCCCAGCCGGCTGCCTGGGGCAGTGGAGGGAGGTGCCGGGTGATGGGGGCCACTTGGGCCCCTGGGCAGAGTAGCATTATAATGGCGTGTtgtgtatttttcaatttcctaAAGGTAACTGTTCAGTCCTCACCTAATTTTACACAGCATGTGAGGGAGCAGAGCCTGGTGACGGATCAGCTCAGCCGCCGTCTCATCCGGACCTACCAACTCTACAGCCGCACCAGCGGGAAGCACGTGCAGGTCCTGGCCAACAAGCGCATCAACGCCATGGCAGAAGACGGGGACCCCTTTGGTAAGGCGAGCTGCGCTGCAGTGGGGTAAAGGTAGCCTGTG
Protein-coding sequences here:
- the NPM3 gene encoding nucleoplasmin-3; translated protein: MAAGAAAALAFLSQESRARAGGFGGLRVPAPVTMDSFFFGCELSGHTRSFTFKVEEEDDAEHVLALTMLCLTEGAKDECNVVEVVARNHDHQEIAVPVANLKLSCQPMLSLDDFQLQPPVTFRLKSGSGPVRITGRHQIVTISNDVSEEESEEEGSEEEEAELCPILPAKKQGGRF